The following is a genomic window from Crossiella equi.
CAGTGTGCGTTACCTCCGGCTGGGAACCCGAATCACCCCGGAGGGACCCCATGACCGAGCCCCCGCTGGTGGCGGCGCAGCCGTTCCACACCCACATCCAGTTCGCCATCCCGATGTGGTGCGCCCAGCACGCCGGGCTGCGCATCGAGGCAGCGCTGCGCCGGATCGCGCTGACGGAGCTGACCTTCACCCAGCACATCGGCGACCACGTCCTGTCCACGCTCAGCCTGCCGTGCGGCACCATCGGCGAGGCCTTCCGCGGCGAGCTGCCCGCCTACCTGGGCTTCCGCGCCGCCTACGAACTGGTCGAGGGCCTGCATGACCTGGGCCCTGTTTTCGCTGAGGGCCCTCCACGCCGTGGCGTGGTGGTGCGGACCTTCACCCAGCGCTTCGGCATCGCCCAGGCCCTGCGCGTGGTCTACGACGACACCCAGGCCAGCGCGAACGGAGCCACCCACCATGACCTCTGACCAGAACACCTGGTGGACACCGGCCCCCCTGGGCCCGGACGGCCGCCGCGACCTGACCACACTCGGCCAGAGGGCGCTGCGCGGTCTGCTCGATGCCAGCCGGGCCCTGGCCCGGCACGCCATCCGCGCCCAGCGCGGCGGCCTGCGCGAACTGCTCGGCGAACAGGAGGACCTCGACCAGCAGCTGGCCACCTGGATCCTGGAGGCAGCCGCCACCTACGACCCGGAACGCGGGACCTGGACGGGCCACCTGGTACAACGGGTCCGGCAGCAGGCCGCCGACCACTGGCGGCGCACGGTCGGCTGGTCGGCGATCGAATTGCTCCGCCGTGCCAACCACGCCGGTGAACACGAGCTCAGCCGCGACCAGCGCCTGCACCTCAAGCGGATCCGATCGCTGATGCCCGGCGGTGCGCACGGCCTGGACGAACGCACCGCGCACCCACCGGTCATCGAGGACGCCTACACCGGGATCGAGGAGCACGCCGAACGCGCCCACGTGACCCGCGAGCTCCTGCGCGCCGGATACGACCCGGCCATCGGCCGTCCGGAGCTGCGCCGCGCGCTGGTCTACTACCTGCTCTCCCACCTCGGCGGCCACCCACAGCGGCGGGTCGCCGCCGCCTGCGCCGTCCACCACCGGACCCTGGCCGCCCTCAGCACCCAGCTGCACGACCACCTCCGCGTCACCCTGCGGCCCACCCCATGACCGCCTTGAGCGGGCACCTGGCCGGTCTGCTCGACCAGCTCAGCCACCCCGAGAACGCGCCCACCGCGGGCGAGCCGTCGGTGGCCGAGATGCTGATCGTGCGCACCATGACCGCCCATCCCGCCGAACCTGAGGAGCTCACGTTGTGGCGCCGGAGCGGGGCTGACCCGCTGGCCTGGGTCCTGGCACGCCGCGCCCTGCACCGCCGGGCCTGGCTGCACACCCTCACCGGCCGCGCCGGAGCGCGGCTCCTGGCTCCCACCGCCGAAGGCCGCCGGGCCTGCGCTCCTGCCGCGGGGCCGACTCGCCTGGAACGCCTGATCGGCGTGCACGGACGATTCGCGGAACTGCTGTGCGACCTCGAACGGCACCTGGAGGACGCCGAGCGGTGGCTGCTCACACCGGAACGGGCCGATGCCGCCGTGGTGCTCCACGGCCAAGGACTCGCTGCTCGGGCGGTACACCCCGACCGCGCCTGCCCTGACTGGGCCCGCCTCATCGACACGGTGGCCGACGCGGGTGCTGCCAGGCTGCTGCTGTTCGCCTGGCCGGAACACCGCGAGGAACTCGCCGACGCCCACGCCGACGCCGAGCAGGTGCTGGCAGGCTCACCCCACCGCCTCACCCTGGTGCTGAACACCGCGGTCGGTCCACCCACGGCCGGGTGAGCAGCAAGGGGGTGGGGCCGGTCCGGATGACCGGCCCCACCGCGTGCTCAGCGGAGCGTGGAGTTGGCCGTGGCCTCGGCCCAGGTCTGCCCTCGGCCGAGGGAGGGCGGCCCGCTCACATTGTCGCTGTGCACCATCGAACCGTAGGCATCGCGGCGGGCGTGGAGTACGGCCTGCTCGACGGCGTCAGCCCGCGCCGGGTCGGTCTCGATGAGGATCTCATCGTGCTGTACCAGGAGCAGCTGCGCTTCGTGCTGGGCCAACTCCCTCCTCAGCTTGGCGGCGACCAGGCAGGTGAACTCGGCGATATTGCTGAAGTGCATAAAGGTGAGGGCCTGCTTGCCCCTTTCGCTGATGGCGGAACGCATCTCGTCGGTGCGGAGATGGTGCGGGCGACGCACCCCTTCCTGTGCCAAGACATCCGGCGGAGGAAACGGTCGCCCCAGGACTGTCCGCAGGGAGAGCCTGTTCTGATCAAGGGAGGTCACCGAACCCAGGTAGTCCATCGCCTTCGGCGACCGTGCGCACAGACGGTCCCACTCCTGCCAAGTGAGGGTCTTGAATCCGTGGTGGAGCACGGAGAAGATCGCGAGTCTGCCCTCCACACGGTCACGGATGTGTTGTACGGCCTCACGGTGGACGGGATGGAGGCGATCGAGACGGGACAGCAGGTTGACCTCGTCGGTCATGTCCTCCCAGAACTCGACTGTACGTCGCGGAAGGTGCACACGGAGCAGGATCCGGTCTGGTGGCGCTTGGACGCAGCACCGCAGCTGCGCGGGAAATCGGAGTGCGCCGCCCAGGACCGACCAAAGCTCAGGTACCGCTGTGGCAGGCCGGAACACCGGCCGCCATCTCCCGTCTACGACCCAGCGGTCAGCCCAGTCATATCCGAACTCTGAGGTCAGCGCGCTGATGTTCACATACTGCAGCAACTTCTCCTTCGTTGACGAGTCCAGAGCGTCCAGGGCTTGCTTCTCCGGACCGTCTTCCATCGTGAGGGTCACTCCGTCGAAGGCCTCGCTGAATGCGCCGCGCCAGTCGAAATCGACGGCACCAAGGGCCGCGCTCAACTCCTGATCCAGCTCCTCCAGGAGTGGGTACGGCTCGGTCGCGGTGGGTGTCCCTGCGATCATGGCCATCTCGGATTTGAACGTGGTGCTGTTCCACGGCAGGCCGACGGCGTTGAACTCCGCTGCCAGCAACGCACGGTCGGACTCCAAGTTCACCAGCGTCACCGCCTCGGTACGATCCAGCGCTACCGCGACCCGCCAGATCACCATGGCGTAGCGTTCCTGGAGCCGAACCTGTTCCCGCGCAGGCGGTGGGAGCACGCCGTCCCGGAGATCGAGGATGTCTTCCGCGCTGTCCAAACACATCCCCGACCACATTCGGTACTCCCGCTCGCGCAGGTATCTCGCGGTGGTTGTGAGGTCGTGTGCCACCCACCGGATCGGCTCGCTCGGTGTGGGGCTGGTCTGCCTGGCTTGGGTGAAGGCCTCCGTGAGGGTCAGAGACCGGGACGGTCCTGGAGGAAAGAGTGGGGTCTGGGTGAGGGTGATGTCGTCGCCGTCGCCGTGGATCTCCAGGCCAGCTTCGATCACGGACTGATTGTCGCGCGGGAGTGGCTGGTGCGTGACGGTGGCATGGTCCGGCACGCTGGAGGGTGTGCCGGGCTGACCACCTGATGGCGGTGTGCTCATGTCGATGTTCACTCCTTGTGCTCTGGAGGCAGGACGGCGGACAGGTAACGCGCCAGGCCGCCATCGGTCGGTGTCACCGCGCCACGGCAGCCCGCCGTGGACGCGGTCGCACGGGGCCGGAGGGGTTCGTGCCGTCGCGGTAGGGGGTTGAGCCAGTCCGGCCGGTGGTCGTGGCGGAGTCGTGGGACACGGATCTGGGCGTGACGTCGCCTCAGGCTCTGCATCCTGTGGCCGCGACTCGACGGCCCGGCTCGTACTTCGGTCGCTGAAGAGCCCGCGGCCCCTCTGGAGGCAGTAGGGGTAGGCGGGGCCGGTCCGGATGACCGGCCCCACCGAATGCTCAGCGGAGCATGGAGTCGGCCGTGGCCTCCGCCCAACTCTGCCCGCGGCCGAACGCCATCGGCCAGCTCACGCGACTGCCGCCCAGCACCCAGGCGCACGCATCCCCGATGGCCTGGAGCACTGCCAGCTCGACCTCATCGGCCTGAGCACGGTCGGCGTCGACGAGGAACTCATCATGCTGGATCAGGACCAGGCGCGCGTCCAACTCGGCCAGGGACAGTCGCAGCGAGGTCGCGATGTGCGAAGTGAACTCCGCGACCGCGGCCTGGATGACGAAGTTGCGTGCCCGGCGCCCGCGGGCGCTGACGGCCTTGCGCATCTGCGTGTCACGCCTGTGTTCTGGAGTGTTCATCGCTTCCTGTTCGACGGTGTCCGGCGCGGGAAAGGCCCGGCCCAGTCGTGTGAGCAGTGCTCGGCCGTTCTGGCCCACGTTCGTGGCCCAGCCGAGGTAGTTCATCGCCTCGGGAAACTGCTCGGAGAGCTTGCGCCACGCGGCCTTGCTGGCGGTGTCTCGGCGGCCGTAAAGCGCCGCCAGCACCGCCAGCTTGGCCTCCTCCCTGGTCCAGGAGAACTCCTTGGCGATGTCCTCATACAGGTCGCCTCGTTCCAGCGCGGCCAGCAGGTTGAGGTCACTGGACAGGTGGGCCCACATGCGAGGTTCGGCCTGTGCCAGATCCGCCCGGATCAGGATCCGACCCTCCGGTACCTGGACACAGCCCCGCAGCATTCTCGGCAGCTGCACTGCGCCACCCTGTCCTGACCATCTGCCCGACACCGTCCCGGCGGGCCGGAACAATGGCCACCACTGTCCATTCGAGATCCAACGCTGCGCCCAGTCGTAGCCGAACATCGCGGTGATCCGCTCGATCTCCCGGTAGCGCAACAGTTTGAGCCCTGCCGGATGGTCCACCGACTCCAGGAAGGCCTTGAGTGGCCCATGTGGCACTGCGATGCCCTCACCGTGAAAGGCATCGGGAAGCTCGCGTTCCCAGTCGAATAGAGCTCCCCCGAAGGCGGCCCTCAGCTCCTGGTTGAGCTTGTCCAAGCGGGGGTACCGCGTCGTTCCGCTGGGGGCGCCCGCCAGTCTGGCCATCTCGACCTCGTAGAGCCTGTGGTGCCAGGGCACTCCGGCAGCGTTCAACTCTGCTGCCAGCAACGCACACCGCGAATCCAAGGCCACCAGTGCCGCGAGATCGGCCCGGTCGCGAAGGTCAGCAACCGCCCGGTTCACCTCCGTATAACGACGGTCCAGAGCAAGGTCTTCCCGCGACGTCGGCGCAGGTGTCCCGGTGATGTTGTCCACGATGTTCTGTGTGAGATCCAGGCAGAGTCCATCCCGCACACGGATACCCACTTGCGCCAGCATCGTCGCGGCGGTGGTGAGGTTGTGCGCCACCCACCTGATGCGCGGACTAGGTAGAGACGCCGGGCTGGCCGAAACCGCGCTGGTCTCAGCCACGGTCATGGACCGGGGCCTGCCAGGAGGGTCCAGCGGGGTCACCGTGATGAACAGGCTGTTGTTGTCGCGCCTGACTTCCAGGCCGACATCGGCCAGCGTTCCGTCCTCAGGGGTGGGCTGGTCCTTCTCGGCGATGATCTCCAGGGTGCTCGGTGTGTAGCCGTGGTCGGGTGAACTGGGTGCTGTGCTCATCTGTGTTCTCACTCCTCGTGGTCCACAAGGGACAGGACCGACGGCAGGTAACGCACCACCACGCCACTGGCGCCCCGATGGCCCACCACACCCGAGAAGGCTGGACCGCTCTCGCACCGACCGTCCTGCAGGGTATTGGTGTGATCGGGGGTAGCGCCCCGGGCCGGATCGAGCTGCTGCGAGCGGCATGCACACCTACGGGATGCCCCGCCACCATGGCGAGTTCGATGCGCCGCCACGACTAGGGAGGGAAGGGTGGGGCCGGTGCGTTGACCGGCCCCACCGCAGGATCAACGGAGCGTGGCGTTGTCCTCGGCTTCAGCCCAGGTGTATCCCCGGCCGATGGACGGTGACCAGGCCACTGGGCTCTCACCCAGCACCTCAGCGACAGCTTCGTCGAGGACCCGGACCACGACCGACTCGACCTCCTCGGCACGAACGGGGTTGGCCTCGATGAGGAACTCGCC
Proteins encoded in this region:
- a CDS encoding DNA polymerase, producing the protein MSTAPSSPDHGYTPSTLEIIAEKDQPTPEDGTLADVGLEVRRDNNSLFITVTPLDPPGRPRSMTVAETSAVSASPASLPSPRIRWVAHNLTTAATMLAQVGIRVRDGLCLDLTQNIVDNITGTPAPTSREDLALDRRYTEVNRAVADLRDRADLAALVALDSRCALLAAELNAAGVPWHHRLYEVEMARLAGAPSGTTRYPRLDKLNQELRAAFGGALFDWERELPDAFHGEGIAVPHGPLKAFLESVDHPAGLKLLRYREIERITAMFGYDWAQRWISNGQWWPLFRPAGTVSGRWSGQGGAVQLPRMLRGCVQVPEGRILIRADLAQAEPRMWAHLSSDLNLLAALERGDLYEDIAKEFSWTREEAKLAVLAALYGRRDTASKAAWRKLSEQFPEAMNYLGWATNVGQNGRALLTRLGRAFPAPDTVEQEAMNTPEHRRDTQMRKAVSARGRRARNFVIQAAVAEFTSHIATSLRLSLAELDARLVLIQHDEFLVDADRAQADEVELAVLQAIGDACAWVLGGSRVSWPMAFGRGQSWAEATADSMLR